Genomic DNA from Triticum dicoccoides isolate Atlit2015 ecotype Zavitan chromosome 4B, WEW_v2.0, whole genome shotgun sequence:
tgtgtccatttaccctcgtagaccgaaagcagaagcgtttactaacgcggttgatgtagtcgaacgtcttcgcgatccaaccgatccaagtaccgaacgtacggcacatccacgttcagcacacgttcagctcgatgacgtccctcgtgcttatCCAGTTGAGCGCGAGggtgagttttgtcagcacgacgacgtggtgatggtgatggtgatgttaccgacgcagggcttcgcctaagcactacagcgatatgatcgaggtgtgtaactgtggaggaggcaccgcacacggctaaaagaagacttggtgtgttctagggtgccccctgcccccgtatataaaggagggaggaggaggaggccggccctagagggggcccgccaagggggggaatcctacttggactcccggtccaagtaggattcgcccccccccccctttcctattccaactaggagaaggaggaagggggaagaggggagaaggaaggaggagggcgccgccccctcctagtccaattcggaccagcccatggggggcgcgcgcccaccccttgcggcccctctctcctttccactaaagcccattaaggcccattaactcctcggggggttccggtaacctcccggtactccgaaaaatacccgaacttctccggaacctttccgatgtccgaatatagccttccaatatatcaatctttatgtctcgaccatttcgagactcctcttcatgtctgtgatctcatctgggactccgaacaaactttggtcatcaaaacacataactcataatacaaatcgtcatcgaacatcaagtgtgcggaccctacgggttcgataactatgtagacatgaccgagacacatctctggtcaataaccaatagcagaactgggatgctcatattggctcctacatattctacgaagatctttatcgatcaaaccgcataacaacatatgttgttccctttgtcatcagtatgttacttgctcgagattcgatcgtcggtatcatcatacctagttcaatctctttaccagcaattctctttactcgttccataatacttcatcctgcaactaactcattagtcacattgcttgcaaggcttatagtgatgagcattaccgagagggcccagagatacctctccgatacatggagtgacaaatcctaatctcgatctatgccaacccaacaaacaccttcagagacacctgtagagcatctttataatcacccaattatgttctggtgtttgatagcacacaaggtgttcctcgggTATTTGGGAGATACATAATCCCATAGTCTAAGGAacgtatataagtcatgaagaaagtagtagcaatgaaactataacgatcataatgctaagctaacagatgggtcttgtcaatcacatcattctcctaatgatgtgatcccgttcatcaaatgacaacacatgtctatggttaggaaacataaccatctttgattaatgagctagtcaagtagagcatactagggacactatattttgtctatgtattcgcacatgtactaagtttccggttaatacaattctagcatgaataataaacatttatcatgatataaggaaatataaataaaaactttattattgcctctagggcatatttccttcactagctactagctatggacccgtaggtctgtggtaaactactcacgcttcatcgaaagggcaatggtgttgatgtagaagcccttcgtgatcgaatccccttccGGTAGGACgtcaaaaaggtccctagatgagatctcacgggtacataaggttgcggaagtggaaaagtgtttttgtggctccccctgatggttttggggtataagagtatatatgggcgaatgaattaggtcaggagatccacgaggagcccacaaggcagggggcgcaccctccaaccTTGCGggcgcctcgtggctcctctgacttcatttccaagtctcctggtttgcttctagtCCAGGAAAGATCATTGTGAAAGTTttatttcatttggactccgtttggtattccttttttgtgaaactctaaaacaggcaaagaaaaagaaaatggcactgggctctaggttaataggttagtccaaaaattaatataaaatagcatatcaatgcatacaaaacatccaaaatagataatataatagcatggaacaatcaaaaattatagatacgttggagacgtatcaacttgcttgtcatttgatgttgtaggagcatcacttgaagctttgtatGCGCCACTTGGCTTGTTATGGAGCTCTTCCTTAttattgagtgacatctcatgagcaacaattctaccaatgacttccgtgggcttgagatctttgtaattgggcatcatttggattaatgttCACACAATATCATATTTGCCATCCAAAGCTCTAAGAATCTtcatgatgatgaatttgttggtcatctattcacttcctaagccgataatctcatttgtgatgagagcaagcctagagtacatttcggcgaatccttcaccatccttcatcttgaacttgtcaagttgactatgAAGcatatccaacttggattccttgacggactcgataccttcgtgcatataaaccaaagtatcccaaatttcctttgcatttgcAAGGtggctgattttattgaattcctcggggcacaatccattgaagagaatatcacaagcttgagcattgtattgcaacatcttcaattctttcgcGGTCGCTTCACAATCCCGTTCTCTACCAtcctcaaagaattcaccttgcgagccaatacaaacaatagcccaaacggcggggttatgaccaagaatatgtattttcatcttatgtttccaattagcaaaatttgtaccatcaaagtaaggacctctacggttatagttaccctcgctagacgccatactctcctaggttgtgaaaccaagactataatcaccaaagctatggaaatcaaggcttaCGGTGACCAAAGCTCTgacaccacttgtaggatcgaaagtatgtctagaggggggtgattagactacttgaccaaataaaaacataTTATTTTTTCAATTTTAGTTGTGGGTTGATTTTAGCAATTATTACTAgttaagcaatcaacctacacatgcaattctaagggtATAAtagtggaatgtaaaacattgcacatgaaggtaaatggaagggtttggagaaggcaaacgcaatggggAACACAaatatttttggtgtggttccgataggtggtgatatcatatgtccatgttgatggggacttcaacccacaaaggataACGGCTGTGcgggtccacggagggctccacccatgaaggatccacaaataagcaaccttttctatcccaccatggccatcgcccacgaaggacttgcctcactcgggtagatcttcacgatgtaggcgatctccttacccttacaaacttcttggttcagctCCACATCATtttggaggctcccaagcgacacctagccaatctaggagacaccactctccaaaaaaggtaatagacggtgtgttgatgatgaactccttgctcttgtgcttcaaatgatagtctccccaacattcaactctctctcacagatttggctatgatgGAACAAGGattcgagtggaaagcaacttggggaaggctagaaatcaaggttcaaatggttggattagaatctcttgatctcaacacatgagtaggtggttttctctcagaaaatgaatggtggaagtgcagGCATGTTTGATGGCTCTCCTCAATgaggaagaatgggtggaggggtatatatagcctccacacaaaatccaaccattacacacttttgacccatcTCGGTGGCACTGATCAGAAAACTCAGTGGCACCGATCTGTgtaaaaatatgaacgttagggaTCTCGGTGCGACCGACGGGAACAACTCGATGGGACAGATGTGCAAGGGCTTAGGGCAAACCTGATCTCGGCGGCGCTGATTGCATTATCTCGATGGGATCAAAGTGAAGCAACAAGGCAACAAAGAATCAGTCAAGCCATCTCAGTGGGTCCGATTGCAACATATAGGTGGGACCGAAGTGATTGCAACAAGTCACAGAGAGCTGACCAGGGTGTCTCGGTGGAACCGAGATCCATATCATTGGAACGAAATTGTTAGGGTTAAGTCCAGATGAAATCGGTGGCTCTGGATAGGAaatatcggtggggccgagttgggaattagggtttggacatatttggatagaaaaagtggctgagggttttggagcaatatcactaagcacttgagaaaCAAGATCATTAACtagcacctcatccccttttaatagcattgactttcctatggactcaatgtgaactTGGATCACTTcaacaaaaatgtagagtcttgagcttttaccattccttgtccttagcattttaaggggtccacatctctagtccatgccatgtcaatcattgaacatcttgaaatatttatcttcaatggacattagttcaatgagatatatgttgttatgaattaccaaaaccacccgcggattagttgcactttcagcttgCCCTCTCCATCACCTTGGAGTGGTCCAATGTGGAGACCGGGTGCTGCTCCGGATCTGCAGCCTCGCCGCAAACGCAGCTCAGACTGCGTTGTTGGCCCCCCTCTCGGCCCGTGCGCAGCTTTGAGAGGCGGCATGCACAATTCGCGCCTCCCCTATGCCATCTCCTGCTCCCGCCGACTACTGCTCCCCGACATGGGCAGTGGTGGGTGCTTGTGCCTGCCCCGCCGGCCCGGACGCGCACGCCCGAATTAGAGGCGTGCACCGTTCGTCGTGAGCGGCAGCGGGAAAGGGACAGCAGGGAGGCAGAGCAGTCTGTGCGCCGCCGCCGCAGGACGCAGGCAGAGCCTGACGAGGATGCGCGGCTCCTCGAATGGGTCTACCTCGATCGCTTACGACCGCAAAGACGGACGCACGGCGGCTCTGTTGGAACCACGCCAAGGCGCTCCGGAATGCCAGTGAGCAATCCGACCACGAGGCAGCGGAGGCAACGCGGAGGTGGCTCGGCTCGTGAAACTCAAGCGACAGCAGGACAAGGAGTGGCTTAAAGGGCTCATAATCCTCTCCAACTGCTCCGACGACGACAAAGACGACCACGGCTCTTCGTCCGACGACTTAGACGATCCGCCATCAGACATCGACGCCTATAGATGCGCCGGCGACCGGAAGGGCAAAGGGCCGGTGAGGAAGTGGTGAATCTCCGCCGTCTCCGTCTTCAATTTCAAGTTTTTAGTAATCTAGTTTAAATTTGTCcggcatttatgtgaattatgtgaACTTTGACGATTTTTTGGACATCTGTCGGTGATCTTTTGGTGATCGGCATGTGCATTTCTCTGTCCGATTATATGTTTATGTGATGGCCTACGCTGTTTTTATCTACGTTGCATGCTAGTATGAATACGAGGGCTGAATATGAGCTACAAGGATGTGAACCACAGGATTTGAGGAGTGCCCGGTCAATGCTTCTGCGAACATTTGAGGGCCTgatttgttggagttgtgtcgaatattgtgtacaaggtaggttgcagttggactctgagtagtattgtgtttacataggatatggagtcgtgtcctagtaggacacttgtatcctaggcctctcttatatagcgagggtagacacatgatgtaacctatgccaacataatagcacgggaacgcaggggaagccggcggcatgtgccggcgtcTAGGGCGAcccggtgcggtattgtagcggtgtcatggggaggagcacccatagtcaggccccggggatgtagccatatcggtgaacctcgttaacaaacctCGGTGtcatgcttgtgtgattgcttggtcctcggatgatcgacggtatgcctcggatttattctaacaagtggtatcagagcaaggttacgGGAGGTTGATGTGCGTTGATTTAGAGGAAGATTGTCGTTGAGTTCGTCGCGGAGATGAAGTGCGGAAGATTAGTCTTCGGCCGAAGCTACTGCTCGGATGGGAAGCAAGTTTTCCGTGAAAGTCATCTTGTACCACGGTCATCGGTGAATATTGGAAGCATCGCGGCGGAAGGATCGTGATCGGCTGGTTGGCAGCTGACGTAGCGGCAACCCTAGGCAGCGCGTGCGAAGAGTACGGGCTGGCCCAGGCGGGGCTGGCAGGTACACGCGGCCAGGCATGGAAAAGCTGGCTAGGCAATTGGCACGCTGCGTGGAACGGCTGCAGTGCAGATCCGATCGAGTGCTTACGAGATTTGTTTGAAAAAAAGGAGGACCGGGTCCTCGTGTACGGCACGGACGGAGGCAACAGATCAAATCAGCAGATGAAATCCATTGGTTGATACGCATACATCGGAAAGCACGCACATGGCAAAGCAATAGCAGCATCGGGAGTTGAGCTAGATCACCTACACGTGAAGATCAAAAGTTTTTGGTTGAATTGCTACTAGTACTGGGAGGTGACCACGTTAGGTTTGCTTATGTACTTTGGCATCGTGGAAAGAAGCTCGGTTATTTTTCACAAGGTCAGCTGTACAAAGAATCATGACGCCATCGGGCAtcgggtttgaggtggagaagttcaatggaactgaaaaccttgggttatggcagacatGGGTGAAAGATTGTTGGCACAACaaggatgcttgaaggcgttgtaGGAAGTCATGTCAGCTAAGATGGAATTGTCTGGTGATGGATGGAAATTTCGTGGAAGACGATTTGGGAGCCTTGAGTGTGTCATACAGACGGAcaagttcggctgggtcggactaaatagtctgacggatcgacgcaagtcggttgaTACAGAAGACAGTGGTGGGatcggcgacgacgacataggagcgtgatgctgatggtgaccgacttctggggcatggaaacacgtggcgcaggttTGAGGGCTTGTATGACtttgacaagactatggcgcggggttgatccAAGACGGCGTACGCATGAGAGTTTGGAGTCGACGGggcgcgagggtggactgatcatctaccatggagtcatgttgaaggtggagctgaatTGAGGGGCTATGGTGTAAGGATCCagggaatcgaagcctattcagcaaggaggaaaagcgagtgacacgcagttcggactggagcccagtggtctgatggaagcgtgaaactcgtcatcggtcggtgatgatcggtggtactctgcagtgggggttgagtactgtggtttcgcgacccttgagactcgacagggacagcggaggctcgaagctgtaatagcggcgaggcgtgcggtatgcacggggcatggagacgggccagggctctggtggtcagacATGTGGTGAGATAGCTGCGAATTTGActtgggatgactacaagcaacggtgaaattctttcaagtttcagacaggcggtcaagaaaggagcggtgatgttgagttcaggtaactcttatgtgtgacacccaatatgtgagttgttcactttcacgcaggtcagtgatcagtgtgtgatgacgttggacggatactctggaagttgggagcacaaactagagcaacaaggaacttaattttgctcgagtgttgactatggtcaagaaaagaagggactacaagttgcaggtggagtcatatggagtctttggagtagcagcggtactcatgggataagctcaagtccaatgtacatggaagtttgacgcatggacaaatCCAGGATGATGgagtatattcgccaaggtggagtttgttggagttgtgtcgaatattgtgtacaaggtaggttatagttggactctgagtagtattgtgtttacataggatatggagtcgtgtcctagtaggacacttgtatcctaggcctctattatatagcgagggtagacacacgatgtaacctatgccaacataatagcacgggaacgcaggggaagccggcggcatgtgccggcgtcTAGGGCGACCCGGTGCGGTATTGtaacggtgtcatggggaggagcgctcatagtcaggccccggggatatagccatatcggtgaacctcgttaacaaatctcggtgtcatgcttgtgtgattgcttggtcctcggatgatcgatggTATGCCTTGGATTTATTCTAACAGGATTTGCAGGTGTAATCCTCTTAGGGGGTTTGGGGCTTCTCTGGATCGGAGACACGGCGGCGACCCTGAAGCAAAGTCGCTAGCTGCTGAGTGCTGACGAAGATCTTGGTTGTCCATCTTGGACGTGCGTGTAAACGGGATGCCTTGGATCCCCAGCCGAGGCTGCTTGCCTCGCACTGCTGCTGCTTCAGCCTTCAGATTTGGAGCGCGAACTAGCTAGCAAGTGGCACTTAAGTGGTGGTACCAAAGGTGGCAGCAGATTCATGCCAAAGATACTGTAGCATGTTTAACATTCTGCGAATGTGCAGATTCATAGCTCCTGCGCCTTCTCAGCTAGATGCTCGCTGCCAGTGCCAGCCTCTGCATGTTGGGTGGTCTCTGGCCACCCACTCTACTCACGCGATGGGTTTTCCCCGTAGTGAACCGTACCCAACATGCTTGTGACACCTGACACGTACTAGTAGTTCCGTTTGCCAAATTTGACATGTGGCATCCTGTATCTATCCCAGCACGCGGGCCTCATCACGTCTCCAGTTGCCACTCCATTTTTCTAGGGatgtcttgttgctatgcatcaacattgtttatgtgatcttgctcttCAATACCTCTGCTCAGAAGTGAGAGCCCTTACTGAAAAGGAGAGAGGGAAGGCAGTCAATTTTCCACCCAGGGTAACTTGGTTACAGTAACAAGATCCAACAGCAACATGAGGCACAATAATTCTCTGATTGGTGTTGGTGGCACGCAGGCAGGCTCGTTCGCAGCGTTGCAGGCCATCCACATGGAGGTAGATTCAGAGTTTAGACGGGCATGAGTGTGCGAGTGCGACACAGTTGCATTTGCTAGCATGAATGCCGGAGTTATTGGCTGCTGCTGCCCCCATCTACCCGGCCCGCATGTCGTCAGGAAATCAAGTGCACCGGGTCCCTGGCCGGCCGGCCGGAACGAGGAGATGGCGGCGAGACCACGGCGCCGATCGAGCGAGCGGTTAAAACCTTACGGTCAGTCACAGTTCTCACGTTTCTGGCAGCTTTCCTGGATGTGCATGTCCGATCACGGCAAGGCTCGTTTCTCTCCTGGCAATCGCTGTTCGACATGCGTGCGTGTGAGCCCTTCTTTGCCGTTTTCCCACTTCGACGCATGCGAACTCTAGCAGGTGCTCTTCAGCGCGTAGAGAGCCGGGCCTGCCGATCAGCCACGCACGCACGAACGCACCAAAGTGCGGAGCAGCGTGCCTGCCCGCGTACGTACGTACGTGGTGCGACCGGGCACGTCACGATGTCTGGCTCACGCCTTCGCCGCCTCCCCCCACCACCGCCCGCTATAACAGTTCACCCCCGACCTCACCAACCCCCCACCCCAGCTCACTCCCACACACCCACTCCACTTCCTCCACTCTTCAAGTCACATCGGCAGCTGCTTGCCAAGTAGCCAAGGCAAGGAAGTGATCGAGGAAGAGGGAGCGAAGCGGCGTCCCTCATGGCGGCGAAGGCGGTGCAGTGgccggtgatggtggtggtggtgatcatgGCCGTGATGGCGGCGCGCGTGGGGGCGGACATGGACGCGGACCGGAGCGAGTGCGCGGAGCAGCTGGTGGGGCTGGCGCCGTGCCTGCAGTACGTGCAGGGGCAGGCACGGTCGCCGGCGCCGGACTGCTGCGGCGGGCTGAGCCAGGTGCTGGACAAGAGCCCCAAGTGCCTGTGCGTGCTGGTCAAGGACAAGGACGACCCCAACCTGGGCATCAAGATCAACGCCTCCCTCGCGCTCGCCCTCCCCTCCGCCTGCGGCAACACCAAGGCCAACGTCTCCCACTGCCCACGTACGTCTCCCTCCTATTCCTACCTACCTACATGCATATGACCGACCTCGTCGCCGACCATCCCGCCGCCGTTTCACGTTCCACAGCACAAATGGTGTACGTCTCTGGCTGTATTTTGGACGGACGTATCGTGCAGGGTTAGCTAGAGATGCCTTGTGGCTTGTTCGGTCTGGCCCGTGACAGGGTCGGCCGCATCACGACTTGGACGCCACAGGCACCCGTCGCCGTCCCAAATTACTTCCCTTTCTTTACAAAACCCGGCACACTGGCACCAACCATATACAGCTAGGCTGTCGATCTATTATGGGAGCTGTTGTTTCTTCATTTTGTACTGGGATGGGATGAACTGAAGCACTGACTGTTGGCTATActcatcttgtgtgtgtgtgtgtgtgcagagcTGCTGCACCTTCCTCCGAACTCCAAGGACGCCGCCATCTTCAGCCCCGGCGGCGACAAGGGCACCGCTGCAGCTCCAGGTGATTGAGCCATTCCGTTCCCCACCTCCTCTTCTACCAGACTCGTAGTTTTAAATTGGGGTttgttcaaaactgcgacacttattatggatTAAAGATGGTTCCATTGATTCATTAGCATTGTGAAAACTAGGTTACGGGGGTGTTTGATTGTAAGGACTAGACTTTTTTTAGCCACAGGACTAAAGAAAAAAGACCCTTCAGAAAATGTTTTTGTAGTTTCTAAAGAAAAGAATTTCTCCTGTTTGCTTACACATAACTaaaagggactttttctagtctagTCCCTGTAACAACAgtgtaaccaaacagggcctacatCCAGCGTAACTTGCCGAAAGATGTTTGAACCATAGCCCATGTGTTGTGTTTGTTGCCATCAATGGCGCTTTTCACATACTTTTTCCCTTGCCGTAACGTACGTGTGTCCGGAAATTAATCAAGCCGGTTACTCATTGCTCCTGCAACACTGATGTCCCTCCGTAGTTCTGCTGTTTGTCACTCTGTCTGATGTACTAACAAGCACCGGTTTCGCTTTCCTCGCAGCCAAGGACAACACGGCGTCGACGGCCAACTCCCGCGCGCAGCAGGCCACCAGCGCCGGCACCGCCTCCTCGACGGCGACCGCCGGCGTTGCACTGGCGGCGTTGCTCGCCGGCTACCTTGCGCTGCTCCTGCCGGCGGACTTCctggccaccgccgcctccttctAGTCCATCTCGTACGTGCGCGTCTGTCTCCTTCCCCCCTACGGCGCTACCGAAGATCGATCAAGACCAGGGGAGTCAGGAACCAGTCACTGTGTTTGGGAGAATGAAATGCCTCAAGTAGGATCGATCATGCATGTTGTAGTATGTGACAGAGATGATAGTGGTGGTAGTGGTTGGTTTGTTGGTGTTGTATTGAACTCTTATGTTTTCGCTCTATGGATATGacgcaataattccacacttacggATGCAGCTATGGATGACGTGTCGACCTGACCTTCGCTTTTCGTTGATGTTTGTGAGAAGCGCCTGTGACGTGGTGGGGGCACCGAGGCATTTGACAGATCCATCGCTTCAAGCTTTTCGTTCAAATGATGGTCGTTGGGTTCGGGGCTTATTTTCTACTCCCTCGGACCTATAATCATAACAAGCGTTGCAGTTTTAAATTAAGTTTAGCCTCCGATCAAAACTGCGACAATTATTTTTGTATTGGAGGGAGTAGTTTCTTTTTTTGGCAAATGCATTGGTAATCACTGAAATTGAATTTAAAGCATGATACAGGTCACCGGACTTTAGAATACACTTGTTATGGTCATCAAATACATAAAAACGATGATTTACGGTCACCGATTTACCGTAAACATCTGTCAGTGTGTGAAAGAAATAAATTAGAGGGAAAAAACTTCGGTGGAAAGAATCTTTGTTTTAACTCTTTGGTGCAGATAACCCTAAAAAAACTCTTTGGCGC
This window encodes:
- the LOC119291524 gene encoding protein YLS3-like, whose translation is MAAKAVQWPVMVVVVIMAVMAARVGADMDADRSECAEQLVGLAPCLQYVQGQARSPAPDCCGGLSQVLDKSPKCLCVLVKDKDDPNLGIKINASLALALPSACGNTKANVSHCPQLLHLPPNSKDAAIFSPGGDKGTAAAPAKDNTASTANSRAQQATSAGTASSTATAGVALAALLAGYLALLLPADFLATAASF